A genomic window from Sorex araneus isolate mSorAra2 chromosome 2, mSorAra2.pri, whole genome shotgun sequence includes:
- the CCPG1 gene encoding cell cycle progression protein 1: protein MSENSSDSDSSCGWTVINHEGSDIEMVNSEPGPGGRTPELAPETSAAEQEPVPELQLEQEEADRSGVVLMGEVAHPSLEEMKPAFEGEAEKSAEDHVYIGTISDDSDIVTLEPPKVEDLGSQDAALGARAEPSLEGFHMGSSSSSQYTFCQPETVFSSQPSDDESSSDETCHHPSPALKRRRTKKKPTSALDPEERPPAEQEPEPSAEPCKRQFSSGLNKCVVLALVIAVSMGFGHFYGTIQIQKRQQLVRKVHEDELIDVKDYLSQCQQGPESFIDYQSLKENLARCWALTEREKLSFETQKRDLQTENQHLRLSLEKEEAALSSLQEELRRLREQVRVLEGKGTSPELVTENEQLRRHLEEERLKAHSFLGQKERLLAEAAALRREMERERLAARALRVELQQLSARPAPGDPDDSPGGREEQRETDTLRARLAELERKLNFEQQRSDLWERLYVEAKDEKGKQEADGKKRGSRGNHRAKNKPKETFLGSVKETFDAMKNSTKEFVRHHKEKIKQAKEAVKENLKKFSDSVKSTFRHFKDTTKNIFDEKVSKKAGSSKEAGAKEQTVFSEYLYPSYKARTQNHASRGPAAEREGRKVKSPPFEEFVRSPDSQKRGAERRACGDSPEPRRKACASAGQCARPESKNLFSPVRIEEFRKLMERYLLEQLGSFHHWKELDQFIAAFFLNGVFIHDQKLFTDFVNDVKDYLKDMKEYQIDNDGVFEELDGYIYRHFFGHPFSPPYGPSRPDKKQRMVNIENSRHRKQEQKHPQTQPYKREGKWHKYGRTNGRYMANLEIELGQLPFDPKY, encoded by the exons ATGTCTGAAAACTCCAGTGACAGCGACTCATCCTGTGGCTGGACTGTCATCAATCATGAG GGATCTGACATAGAGATGGTGAATTCGGAACCCGGCCCGGGCGGCAGGACTCCTGAGCTGGCCCCGGAGACTTCGGCTGCCGAGCAGGAGCCGGTGCCAGAGCTGCAGCTGGAACAGGAAG aggCTGATCGGAGCGGTGTGGTGCTGATGGGAGAAGTAGCTCACCCATCTTTGGAGGAAATGAAGCCGGCATTTGAG GGAGAAGCAGAAAAGTCTGCAGAGGATCACGTCTATATCGGAACTATCAGTGACGACTCTGACATTGTGACCCTGGAGCCGCCTAAAGTGGAAGACCTGGGGAGTCAAGACGCAGCGCTGGGTGCGAGGGCAGAGCCCAGCCTGGAGGGTTTCCACATGGGCTCCTCCTCCAGCAGCCAGTACACCTTCTGCCAGCCAGAGACGG TATTTTCATCTCAGCCCAGCGATGACGAATCCAGTAGTGACGAAACGTGTCATCACCCGAGCCCTGCCTTGAAGCGGCGCCGGACTAAGAAGAAGCCCACATCCGCTTTGGACCCCGAAGAGCGTCCACCGGCCGAGCAGGAGCCGGAGCCGTCAGCGGAGCCCTGCAAACGCCAGTTCAGCAGTGGCCTCAACAAGTGTGTCGTCCTAGCCCTGGTGATCGCAGTCAGCATGGGGTTCGGCCATTTCTATG GTACAATTCAGATTCAGAAGCGCCAGCAGTTAGTTAGAAAGGTTCATGAAGATGAATTGATTGACGTGAAGGATTATCTTTCCCAGTGTCAACAGGGACCAGAGTCTTTTATAGATTATCAG TCCCTGAAGGAGAACCTGGCCCGGTGTTGGGCCCTCACGGAGAGAGAGAAACTGTCCTTTGAGACTCAGAAGCGAGACCTGCAGACAGAGAACCAGCACTTGCGGCTGTCTCTGGAGAAGGAAGAAGCAGCCCTGTCCTCGCTACAGGAGGAGCTGAGGAGACTCAGAGAGCAGGTCCGGGTGCTGGAGGGCAAAGGCACCAGTCCCGAGTTAGTCACGGAAAATGAGCAGCTCAGGCGGCATCTGGAGGAAGAGAGGCTGAAGGCGCACAGCTTCCTGGGCCAGAAGGAGAGGCTCCTGGCAGAGGCCGCGGCGCTGCGGCGGGAGATGGAGCGGGAGCGGCTCGCGGCCCGCGCCCTGCGGGTGGAGCTCCAGCAGCTcagcgcccggcccgcccccgggGACCCCGACGACTCTCCGGGAGGGCGGGAAGAGCAAAGGGAAACTGACACGTTGCGGGCAAGGCTGGCCGAGCTGGAGCGGAAGCTGAACTTCGAGCAGCAGCGGTCCGACTTGTGGGAGAGATTGTACGTCGAGGCGAAAGATGAAAAAGGAAAGCAGGAAGCGGacgggaaaaagagagggagcaGGGGAAACCACAGAGCTAAAAATAAGCCCAAGGAAACATTCTTGGGCTCTGTGAAGGAGACGTTCGATGCCATGAAGAATTCCACCAAAGAGTTCGTGCGGCACCACAAGGAGAAAATTAAGCAGGCGAAGGAAGCCGtgaaagaaaatctgaaaaaattCTCAGACTCGGTCAAATCCACCTTCCGGCACTTCAAAGACACCACCAAGAACATCTTCGATGAAAAGGTCAGCAAAAAAGCTGGCAGCTCCAAAGAGGCGGGAGCGAAAGAACAGACGGTGTTTAGTGAGTACTTATACCCCTCGTACAAGGCGCGCACGCAGAACCATGCGAGCAGAGGCCCTGCCgcggagagggagggaaggaaggtcaAGTCTCCGCCCTTTGAGGAGTTTGTGAGAAGTCCTGATTCCCAGAAGCGTGGCGCTGAGCGGAGAGCCTGCGGCGACAGCCCCGAGCCCCGCAGGAAGGCCTGTGCCAGCGCGGGCCAGTGCGCGAGGCCCGAGTCCAAGAACCTTTTCAGTCCCGTGAGGATCGAGGAGTTTCGGAAGCTGATGGAGAGGTACTTGCTGGAGCAGTTGGGGAGTTTCCATCACTGGAAAGAGCTCGATCAGTTCATCGCGGCGTTCTTCCTCAACGGTGTCTTCATACACGACCAGAAGCTTTTCACGGACTTTGTCAACGACGTGAAAGATTATCTCAAAGACATGAAGGAGTACCAGATAGATAATGACGGAGTCTTTGAGGAGTTGGATGGATACATATATAGACACTTCTTTGGTCACCCCTTTTCCCCTCCGTATGGACCCAG TCGGCCAGATAAAAAGCAGCGTATGGTAAATATTGAAAACTCCAGGCATCGAAAACAAGAGCAGAAGCACCCTCAGACACAGCCTTATAAAAGGGAAGGTAAATGGCATAAATACGGTCGCACTAACGGAAGATACATGGCAAATCTTGAAATAGAGTTGGGGCAGTTACCTTTTGATCCTAAATACTGA